The genomic region GCGCACAGCCAGCCGGAGATCCGGGCGGCCGAGGGACGCGTTGAAGCACGCCTGGAAGCCCGGCCGTAATCCGGCTCATTCGACGTGCGGGTATGCCCCGTTGAGGAAGTCGCCGATCTGACGGCGCATGGAGAGGTGGATGCCGAGGTCGTCGAGGTCTTTCGGCAGGACCCACCGGACGCCGTCAGCCTCGTCGTTGATCGTTGGCTTCCCGCCGGTCGGTTTACCGATGGAGGTGACCTTAAATGCCTGGCGAATCTCTCCGTCGTCGTAGGCGACGACGTGGCCGGGAGGCGAGTAGACACCCAACAGTCCTGTGACCTCCGCGATGATCCCGGTCTCTTCTTCGCACTCGCGGACGGCGCACTGGGCGGGCGATTCGCCGATGTCCTGCGCGCCGCCCGGGAGTGCCCATTAGCCGGTGTCGCGGCGGCGTTGCAGCAGAATGGCGCCATCGTCCCTCGCGACCAGCAGGTTGGAGGCGGGGATCAGCGTGTTCGGCTTGGGCGCTGCGGGATCGTTCCAGTACTCGGTGCGGGCCACGCTCATACTCCTGACTCGGGTGTCCAGGGCTTCGCCGTGTTCCAGACGGCCTCGAAGTTGCCGATGTAGTTGCCGACCACCCTTTGCGCTGACGCACGAGGGGCCCCCTCACATATCCGCCAGGATTGGAGGCCACCGAGTTCGAGGCGGCGGAAAGAACGGACGACTTCGGCGGGCGGTGACGCTTGTCGTACGGCGCGAGTGGGTCGTCACCGTCGGCGTGCGGGAAGGCGCGCGACGGCTGATTCGGCGGTCCGGGTCGGGAATGCTTGCCCATGCTCTCGATGCTTTCAGGTTGCGACCGTTGTCGGCTGAGTGGTGGTGAGGTCCTTCGCCCTGACCCGTACCTCGTCCACTGCGGCTGTCTCGTATGGGCGTGCCACGTCCAGCAGCGTGTTGAGCCTGGGTGTGATGAGCGTGGAGTCAACGAGGCGGCGAAACTGAGTGGTCTACTGCCTTATCCCACCGGAGAGTCGCCTCCACGGCCCGCATGAAAGCCCGTCAAGCATCGGCGTGGACGCCCACATCCGGACCGTCGGCACACTTGGAGTTACGCACATGCAAGCGACCGTCAGTGTGGACGCATTCAGTGCCGCTGCCGTCGCTGTACGAGGACTTGAGTCAGCAGGCTAGGACCGTACGGCCACTACGAAGTCGGCCCAGGCTTGCGGCGCGAAGACCAGCAGCGGGCCGACCGTGTCCTTGCTGTCCCGTACAGCAGTGAAGCCAGGCAGGAGCGCGGCTTCAACGCACTCGGTCTCGTTCCCGCCGCTGTACGACGACTTGAACCATGCGGCGTCCGGTATGCGACCGCTCTCATTGGCCATCTCACAACTCCTCACGAGCATGCTTGATCATCGTCGACGAGGCTTCGATGTCCAAGGCTTGTGCGCGCAAGTATTCGAACGCAAGCCGGTAGCGCTCCAGTTCTTCCTCCTTCTCCATGAAGAGAGAGCCAACGTGGAGGTCGACATACACGACGTCGAGGGCGCGCTCAGTGCCGCCGAGGATGACGAAGCTGCCCAGTGCTGCCG from Streptomyces sp. NBC_00878 harbors:
- a CDS encoding DUF397 domain-containing protein, with the protein product MANESGRIPDAAWFKSSYSGGNETECVEAALLPGFTAVRDSKDTVGPLLVFAPQAWADFVVAVRS